GTACTCATGGCGGCCATCCACCTGGCGCAGCTTGGCACGCAGCGTCTTGACGTGGGTATCGACGGTGCGGTCTGCGCTGTCCGCCTGTACGCCCCATACGCGATCCAGCAGATAGTCCCGCGCGAGGATGCGGCCGGCATGTTCCAGCAGGCAGGCCAGCAAACCGTATTCCATGCGCGTCAGCGCCAGCGCAGTGCCGTGCAGCAGGATGCGCTGGCCTGCCAGGTCATGCACAAAGGCTTCCGGCGCCGGAGCGCCCGGGCCCGCAGTCATCTGCCGGCTGCGCCGTAGCAAGGCGCGCAGACGTGCCACCAGTTCGCGCGGGCTGAACGGCTTGCCGAGATAGTCATCCGCACCGAGCTCCAACCCCAGCACGCGGTCGAGCTCATCGCTGCGGGCACTGAGCATCAGGATCGGCAGTGTGGCGGTAGCGGCCTGCTGGCGCAACTCGCGGCAGAAGTCCAGCCCGCTGCCATCCGGCAGGCCGATATCGAGGATCAGTGCGGCATACGCCTGCTGCTCGAGCTGCCGGCGCGCATCCTGCAGCAGCAGGCAGTGCGTGGTGATCATGCCTTCGCGGGCCAGGGCGTAGGTCACGGTTTCCGCGATGGCGGGATCATCCTCGACCAGCAACAGAGGGCAGGGGGCGGGCACCGTCATGTCCTGCCCGACCTGGCGTGCAAGTGCGTGAAGAATGCTGCCGCCATCTCCATGCGCGGATCAGATGGTGGTGCCTGCCGGCTTGCGCAGGCGCTGGATCAGCGTCACCACCGCCAGCACCACCGCCCCCACCAGCAGGCCGATGCCCAGGTTGACCAGCATGGCGGTCACGGAGCTGAACAGCCCGCTCCAGCTCAGCTCGATCTCGTGCAGCCAGTGCGCCAGCGGTGCAATACCGTGCGCAATGATGCCGCCACCTACCAGGAACATCGCCAGCGTGCCCAGCACCGACAGCGCGCGCATCAGCCAGGGGGTGACCCACAGCAGGAAACGGCCGAAGGATTGTGCGAGGCTGCCCGCCTTGCGGCTGAGCCACAGGCCCATGTCGTCCAGCTTCACGATGCCGGCCACCAGTCCGTACACGCCAATCGTCATCACGATGGCAATCGCCGACAGCACCGCGATGCGCTGCGGCAGCGCAGCCGCAGCCACCGTGCCCAGGCTGATCACGATGATCTCTGCGGACAGGATGAAGTCGGTGCGGATAGCACCCTTGATCTTGTCCTTCTCGTACGCAACCAGATCCACGTCCGGATTGGCCACGGCTTCCACCATCTCCGCGTGATGTGCCGCGTCTTCCGTTTTGCTGTGCAGGAACGTGTGCGCCAGCTTTTCCACGCCTTCGAAACAGAGGAAGGCTCCGCCTACCATCAGCAGCGGCTTGATCAGCCAGGGCAGGAAGGCGCTGATCAGCAGCGCCAGCGGCACCAGAATCAGCTTGTTCACGAACGAGCCCTTGGCCACTGCCCAAACCACCGGCAACTCGCGGTCTGCCTTCACGCCGGAGACCTGCTGCGCATTCAGCGCCAGATCATCGCCCAGCACGCCGGCCGTTTTCTTGGCGGCGACCTTGGTCATTACGGAAACGTCGTCGAGCAGGGTCGCGATGTCGTCAAGCAGCAGAAACAGACTGGAGGCCATGGAGAAAGTGTTCTGAAGAAAAAGCTGGTGAAATTGTAGAGAGATTGCGCGCCACCTCCATGTCAGCCGGAGCCGGATTGTGGTGCATGGCGCGAAAAAGACGGCAGTCCAGCGGCATTGTGCGCAGCAATGAAAAACGCCTGTGTCTTTTGGACACAGGCGTTGCGGTACCTGATGCTTCAGGTGCGCAGGCTTACAGGGCGATCACGCCGCCGTCCTTGCGCGTTACCACCACGGTCGCAGAACGCGGACGCTTGTGGTCCTTGTGCTGGCTGGTGATGCCCGGCTGGTTGCCCGGCCAGTGGCTGGTGAACTCATTGGTGGCAAAGTTGGCATCGGCCTCGCCCGGGTGCTGCACGTTGAAGAACAGCGTCTTGCCGTCCGGAGTCACCACCACGCCGGTGATTTCGCAGTCGTACGGGCCGACCAGGAAGCGGCGGATGTTCTCGCCCGTGGCATGGGCACCCATGATGGTTTGCTGGCCTTCCTTGGTGGTCACGGTCTTGCCGTCGCCCACCTCACCCGGAATCGCGGCCAGCATCATGCAGTTGGTCACGTCGGTATAGGCGCCGTCGTCCGTCTGGATCCACAGCAGGCCTGCGCCGCCTTGCGTGCGCTGGTCAAAGTACAGGCCATCCGGGCTGGAGAAGTCGTTGGTGGCGCTCAGCTTGGACAGGTTCTCGCTTTGCTTGCCATCGACGCGGGCGCCGAACAGATAGATGTCCCACTTGAACGTGGTGCCTGCCTGGCTGCCCTGTTCGCGCCAGCGCACGATATGGCCGTTGGTGTTGCCCACGCGCGGGTTGGCGGCGTTGAGCTTGTCGGCGGTGCGCTGGGAGTTGTTGGTCATGGTCATGTAAACCTCGTTGTTCAACGGGTTCACACCACCCCACTCGGGGCGGTCCATCTTGGTAGCGCCGCGGGCATCTGCAGCCAGACGGCAGTGAATCAATACATCCGCCTGGTCGGCGAAGGGGTACAGGGAGTTGCCGGCATCCAGGCCGTTCTTGCCATGGGTCAGCTCCAGCCATTCGCCGGTGCCGTCGTCGTTGAACTTGGCGGCGTACAGCGTACCCTTGTCCAGATACTTGGCGCTGGCTTCGAAGCCCTTGTTCACGTCAGCTGGATCCCACTTGGCATCCGAAACGTACTTGAACACGTACTCGTTGCGGGCGTCGTCACCGGAATAGATCACGATCGGTTCGCCTGCCTTGGCTGGAGCCGGCCAGGCGCCTTCGTGGTTGAAGCGGCCCAGCGCAGTGCGCTTGACCGGCTTGCTGTCGGGTTTGAAGGGGTCGATTTCCACCACCCAGCCGAAGGTGTTGAAGATGTTGCGGAAGTCGTCCTTGGCAGTGGAGCCCTCGCCGCCCTGGCTGCTGTTCCAGCGGGCAAACTTGTCGTCCGTCGCCTGATCGCCTTCCACCTGGTCCCAGCTGTAGGGGCTGACGCGACCCTGGGGCAGGCCGTAGCGCTTCAGGGCATCGACTTCGGCCTTGGTGCGACCGGTGTCATCGCCACGCTTGCGGGCCAGCACGTTCAGGTAGTTTTCTTCGCAGGTCAGGTAGGTGCCCCAGGGCGTGTAGCCGCAGGCGCAGTTGTTGTTCATGCCGAAGGCCGCCATGCCGTCCTTGGACAGCTTGGTGACCAGCTTGGCATTGCCCGCAGCCGGGCCGCCGAAGGCCATCGGGGTTGCGGAGTGCACGCGGATGTTGAACTCTGAGTCGACCATCTTCATGTCGTTGCTGCCGGCATCGCGCCTGACTTCCACCACGCTGGCGCCGTGTGCATAGACTTCCTTGGTGATCTCGTCGGCCTTGCGGCGGCGATAGTACAGGTAGTCATCATTCGCCTTTTTGTAGGCGGCTTTCTGCTCGTCGCTTGCATCCTTGGCAAGGCTTGCGGGCTTCGGAAACTTGGGGTCGGCAATCCAGGTAATGCCGTTCTCATGCAGACCATAAGGCTGCACCACGTATTCGTGGTTCACGCACAGCAGGCCCTTGTCGGAGCGGTTGGCATCAAACTTGCCGTCGTTGCTCAGGCCGAAGTAGTACATGCCGTCGTGGCCGTCACCGATGCGGAACTGGTAGGACTCGGCCGTCTCGGAGCCGTCATCCTTCCAGCTGCTGTGGCCATACCTGATCGGGTCGCCCAGGGCGTGCAGGATGCTGACCTGATAGTCCTTGGGCACCGTCACCAGGTCGGCGTTGGTGTGTTGCACGGGTTCGAAGCTGAGCTTGAGCTTGTCGGCACCCTTGTCGGCGTTGGGGCTCGGGGTCGCGGTGCCACCGTCACCACCACACGCCGTCAGGCCCACGCTGCCCAGCAGCACGCCGGCAGAAGTGGCCACGCTGCCGCGCAGCACGCTGCGGCGGTTCAGGTTGGACGCCAGGATGTCGTTGAAATGGGTGTTGTTGCTGTGGTTGACGATTTCGTTATCGTCGTAGATAACGGAAGGGGTCTTGTCGGAATGCATGAAGGCTCCAGAAATGGGTGGACGAAAACGACTGCCCATCATGCAGTTGCAAAATGACGAATTGGTTACCCCTTGTTGAAGCTTGGATGACACCCTCCGCAGGGTGCCATCGCCAACAGAATCAGCCCAGCGTCACCCGCGCAAACTTGCGCTTGCCCACCTGCAGCACATAGGTGCCCGCGCCCAGTTTCAGGCCCTTGTCGCTGATCACGCTGCCATCCACGCGCACGCCGCCGCCATCGATCAGGCGGTTGGCCTCGCCCGACGAGGCCGTCAGGCCCGCCTGCTTGAGCAGGGCGCCGATGCCCACCGGCGCGCCGCCGTCGCCCAGCGGCAGGCTGCGCTCGTCGATCTCGTCCGGAATGCCGCCGCGCGAGCGGTTGATGAAATCCTGCTCGGCCGCATCGGCCGCCGCTGCGCTGTGGAAGCGCGCCGTGATCTCCTTGGCCAGCGCCACTTTCACTTCCTTCGGATTGCGCCCGCCTTCCACCTGCGAGCGCAGCATGCGGATTTCTTCCTCCGAGCGGAAGGACAGCAGGGTGAACCAGCGCCACATCAGCGTATCGCTGATCGACAGCACCTTGGCGAACATGGTGTTGGCGTCCTCGGTGATGCCGATGTAGTTGTTCTTGGACTTGGACATCTTGTCCACGCCGTCCAGGCCCTCCAGCAGCGGCATGGTCAGAATGCACTGCGGCTCCTGGCCGTACTCTTCCTGCAGGTGGCGCCCCATCAGCAGGTTGAACTTCTGGTCGGTGCCGCCCAGCTCGATATCGGACTTGAGCGCCACCGAGTCGTAGCCCTGCATCAGCGGATACAGGAACTCGTGGATGCTGATCGAGTTGCCGGCATGGAAGCGCTCATGGAAGTCGTTGCGCTCCATCATGCGCGCCACGGTGTACTTCGCGGCCAGCTGGATCATGCCGCGCGCGCCGAGCTGGTCGTTCCACTCGCTGTTGTAGCGGATCTCGGTCTTGCTCGGGTCCAGTACCTTGCTGGCCTGCTGGTAGTAGGTTTCGGCGTTGTACTTGATCTGCTCGGCCGTCAGCGGCGGGCGCGTGCTGTTGCGGCCGGAGGGATCGCCAATCAGACTGGTGAAGTCACCGATCAGGAAGATGACCGTGTGGCCCAGGTCCTGCAGCTGGCGCATCTTGTTCAGCACCACCGTGTGGCCGATGTGGATGTCGGGCGCCGTCGGATCCAGCCCCAGCTTGATGCGCAGCGGCTGGCCGCTCTGCTCGGACTTGATCAGCTTGCGCAGCCAGTCGTTCTCGGGCAACAGTTCCTCGCAGCCACGTTTTGTAACATTCAGTGCATGTAGCACATCGGAACTGGGATTCAACTGGTTGATTTCAGTACTGTTTAACATTTTCGTCATGTTTGTGTGCCGCTGCCGCCGTGTAACATGCGCTTGCAAATGGCAGAAAGGGTTGCGGGTAATTCAGGATGCTGACAGAGAAAGACTGTCATACTCCACACCCAGATGTCATCCTGCTCCTACATCCGTGTAGCACGGGGGATGACAGTAGTAGGAAGTGGCGCTCATTTTATCCAACAGCGCCGCAGTGGGGCGGCAGAACTGTGATCTCCCTGTATCGACACGGAATGTGTCGCGGGGCGCCCTCGACGAGGATGCAGTTTTCGGGCGATCGTGCTCGCTGCATGTGCAGAAAATTCAATGCGTGGCCTGATCCGGCCCTTGATGCAGGGTGACTGCGAGTCGCCTGGCCGGAGCGGTGCGTGCCCTGTGATGGAGGCCCTGCCGGTCTCCATGGTAAGAAATTGATGACTGAAACCGAACAGACAAGCGAAGTGGAACAAGGCAGCGAGACAGGCGTCCAGGGGACGCTGCGCGCTGCAGCGTGCGAGGCGCGTGCCTGGATGCGCCGCAACCCGCGCGCAGGCCTCGGCGCCCTGGCTGCCGTGATGCTGCTGGGTGCGGGTGGTGCCTTTGCCGTGGTCGCTCCCAATCAGCAGGATGACGTGGTCATCCGCCAGGTGCTGGAAGTGGTGCAACCCGCCACGGCCCTGAGCAAGCAGGAGGCCGACCTGCGCGCCCACGAATTCGTGCTCTACCGCAATACCGACACCCGCGAGAACGATACTGCAGCCAGCCTGCTGACCCGTATCGGCGTGAGCGACGCTGCTGCCGAGAGCTATCTGCGCACGACCGATGCGGTGCGCGGCGAACTGTTGGGCCAGAACCAGCGCGCCGTGCAGGCCGAGGTGCTGCCCGACCAGCGCCTCAAGTCCCTGCGTGTGCGCTGGATCGAAGCCGGCCAGACGCGCCGCTACCAGGAGCTGACCATTACCCGCGAAGGCGACGGCTTCCGCTACCAGACCAAGTCCGGTGCGCCTGAAGTGCGTACCGAACTGGCCAGCGTGACGCTGGGCGGCAAGTATTTCCAGGCAACCGGTGCCGCCGGCGTGCCCGCTGCAGTCGCCACCCAGGTGCTGAATATCTTCGATCCGGTAACCCGCATCGAACAGGATGCGCGCAAGGGCGACGCCCTGACCGTGGCCTACGAGAGCATGGCCGTGGACGGCGAAGTGCTGGGCTTCGGCCGTGTGCTCAACGCGAAGGTGCAGGTGCAGGGCAGCACGCACAGCGCCGTGTGGTTTGACGGCGGCCGCGGCCAGTCCGGCAAGTACTACACACCCGAGGGCAAGAGCCTGGAGCTGGCCTACCTGGCTTCGCCGATTCCCGGCGGCGCCTTCATCACCAGCGGTTTTTCTCCGTATCGCCTGCACCCCGTGTTTGGCGATGCGCGCCCGCACACGGGTGTGGACTATCGCGTTGCCATCGGTACTCCGGTGGTGACCGTGGCTGACGGGACCGTGAGCTTTGCCGGTACGCAGACCGGCTATGGCAATGTGGTCATCGTCGAGCATGCCAACAAGCAGTCCACGCTGTATGCCCACCTGAACAGCATCCATGTGCGTGTGGGCGAGAAGGTGGTACAGGGCAGCATGATTGCCAAATCCGGCAATACCGGCTGGTCCACCGGGCCGCACCTGCATTTCGAAACGCGCAACAACGACGTGCCGGAGAACCCCGAGGTGGTGCTGGCCGAGAAGCGCGCCGAAACCCTGGCCGCTTCGCAGCGTCCGGCCTTCAACCAAGTCGTGGCACTGGCCCAGCGCAACTGGGAGCAGGCGCAAGGCATTCAGCTCGCCAGCGCCCGTTGATCCCGCAGGGGCTGGCGTATGATGCGCGCATGACTGCGCCAGCTACCGCTTTTCCCCTGACCTGCATCGGCCTCATGTCCGGCACCTCCATGGATGGTGTCGACGGCGTTCTGGTCGACATCAGCCCCGCTTCTGGCGGGGCTTCGTCTTTGCGCCTGGTGCAGCGTGCCTTTGCCAGCGTGGACCTGCCGCAGGCTTTGCGCGATGAACTGCTGGCGCTCAACAGCCCTGGCGACAACGAATTGCACCGTGCGGCGCTGGCCGCCAATGCGCTGATGCAGGTGTATGCCCAGTGCGTGCAGCAGCTATGCGCACAGGCGGGTCTGGCGCCTGCCGACGTGGCCGTCATCGGTGCGCATGGGCAGACGGTGCGGCATCGCCCGGGTCTGTTTGATGGGATGGGGTACACGACACAACTGGTCAATGGCGCCTTGCTGGCCGAGCTGAGCGGCATTGCCGTGGCCTGCGATTTCCGCAGCCGCGACGTGGCTGCAGGCGGGCAGGGCGCGCCGCTGGTGCCGGTGTTTCACCAGGCGCTGTGGCAAAGCGGCGCCGGCTTCCAATGCGGCAGTGGTACCATGGCCGTGCTTAATCTTGGCGGCATCGCGAATCTGAGCCTGCTGCAGCCTGGCAGGACGCCTGTCGGCTTCGATTGCGGCCCTGCCAACGCTTTGCTCGATGGCTGGTGCCAACTGCATACCGGCCAGCCCTATGATGCCGATGGCCGCTGGGCGGCGCAGGGGCAGCTGCAGGCCGCGCTGTTGCAGCAGTTGATGGCCGAGCCCTATATCCAGCAGCCCCCACCCAAGAGCACGGGGCGCGATCTTTTCAATATGGAGTGGTTGCAGCAGCAACTCGCAGCGCATCCCGGCATGGCTCCGGTGGATGTGCAGGCGACACTCACGGCCTATACGGTGCAAGCGGCAGCGCATCATCTGCGCACGTCTGCGCCCGACGCCAGGCGCCTGCTGGTATGCGGCGGTGGCGTACGCAACGGGGAAATCATGCGCCAGCTGGCGCAGGCGCTGCCTGGTGTGATCGTGGAATCCACCCTGGCCCACGGCATGGATCCGCAAGCGGTGGAGGCCACTGCTTTTGCCTGGCTGGCCAGCAAGACCTGGCTGCGTGAGCCGATCGACATGACGGCCGTCACAGGGGCACGCGGCCCGCGCGTGCTCGGTTGCCTGTATCCTGCCTGACCCGGCAGCCCGGCAGCCCGGCAGCCCGGCAGCCCGGCAGCCCGGCAGCCCGGCAGCCCGGCAGCCCGGCAGCCCGGCAGGCGCAGCGCGATATCTGTGCTGCGCCACCCGAGGCCAAGCCGGTGCTTACCGTCAGGAGAGTACCAGCTGCATCCGCGAATTACAGGCTGTCGCCAAAGTCCGTGCGGAACTTCTCGACCAGCTTCTGCTGCCAGCCCGACACCGGTGCCAGACGGCCATAGAAGAAGCGCAGGATGGCAGGCTCGTCCGTGAACTGCAGGCCTTCCACCAGCTGGCGGTTCCGGTACAGCCACACCAGGCGATCCACCACATACTTCACCTGCGACAGCGTGAACACGCGGCGCGGCATGGCCAGGCGCAGCAACTCCATGTTGGCCATCGGCTCGGTGCCGTCCGGGTCACGCTGCTCGGACAGAGTGCCGCGCTCCATGCCGCGCACGCCGCTGACGATGTACAGCGCCGAAGCCAGCGCACCGGCCGGGTACTGCGCCTGCGGGATGTGGTCCAGGAACTGCATCACGTTGATGTGGCAGCCCAGGCCGCCAGCAGGGGTGATCACCGGCACGCCGTGCTTCTGCAGCTCGTCCACCATGTAGGCGATGAACTGCGGACCCTGGCTGATCATGTCCTCGTCCATGGTCTCGTCCAGGCCGACGGTCAGCGCTTCCATCTCGCGCACCGACATGCCGCCGTAGGTCAGAAAGCCCTCGTACAGCGGCACCAGACCGCGCATCTTCTCGTACACGGCCTTGCTGCGGATGCAGATGCCGCCGCCACGCGCGCAGCCCAGCTTGCGCGCGGAGAAGTAGATGATGTCGCACAGGTCGGCCATCTTGCGCGTGATCTCGCGGATGGACAGGGCCTTGCAGCTCTCCTCGCGCTGCTTGAGGAAGTACAGGTTGTCGGCCAGCAGGCTGGCGTCCAGTACCAGCAGCAGCTTGTGCTCGTCGCACACGCGGCGGATGTCGGCCAGGTTCTGCAGCGAGATGGGCTGGCCGCCGATCAGGTTGGTGCCGGCTTCCATGCGCACGAAAGCGATCTTGTCGGCGCCATGTTTGGCAATGATGCCTTCGAGCTTCGCCACATCCATGTCGCCCTTGAACGGGTGCGCGCTGACCACTTCCAGACCCTTGTCGGAAATGATCTCTTCCACCATGCCGCCGTTGAGCGTGATGTGCGCCTTGGTGGTGGTGAAGTGGTAGTTCATCGGCACCACGCTGCCCTGCGTCACCAGCGTCTGCGCCAGGATATTCTCGCAGGCACGGCCCTGGTGCGTGGGCAGGAAGTAGTCCATGCCGAAGATCTCGTTGAGCTTGCGCTCCAGGCGCGTGTAGGTGGCGCTGCCGGCGTAGCTGTCATCGGCGATCATCATGGCGGCCTGCTGCTGGTCGCTCATGGCGTTCACGCCGCTGTCGGTCAGCATGTCCATGAAGACATCCTTGTTCTGCAGCAGGAAGGTGTTGTTGCCTGCCTCGGTGATGGCGGCCAGGCGCTGCTCCACCGGAACGAGATTGAGTTTCTGCACAATGCGAACCTTGTGCATTTCGAGCGGAACCTGTTCGCCGCTGAAGAATTTGACGTGTGCCATGGATGGGAAACCTCCGATTTTTTGAAAGTAGAAGCCCGAAGCCGCGGAAAAACACACCGCAGCAGGGATCGGGTTCTTTAGGTTCGGCAGGGCTGTAGGAATGAAGTCCGACTGGTGCCACCTGACATTATGCAATTCGGTGAATTGCGGATGCGGACGCGTCAGCAGCTTGGATGATCCAGATTAAGAGTCGCGCAGAAATTACCGGTGCCCCGAAGGATGCTTGGCGGACCAAGACGCTGGGATATTGCGAAGAAGCGCCCCACACATGGAGAGGAGCGCCCAAGCAGGCTTGGGAGGCAATGCGTTTGCCAGGGTCGGGGGGTGCTAGAAAAAAGCGCGAGAATGCCGTCAGGCCTTGCTGGCCTCAACTGCCCAGCTGGCGCCGGTACCGCGCTTGAGCAACTTGTGCACCACCGGCAGCGCCTGCTCCAGCTGCTCTTTCAGCACGAAAGGAGGGTTGATGACGAACATGCCGCTGGCGCGCAGTCCATCGCGTGCGCTGTTTTCATCCCCGCGACCAATCGCCAGCGTGGCATGCAGCCAGCTCTTGCCGGCCTGCTGGGCCAGGGCCTTGAGCTTGCGCGGCAGTTCATGTGCCTCGGGGCGCGGAATCACCGGATACCAGACTGCGTAGCAGCCGGTGGCAAACCGCTGCAGGGCGTCCTGCACCGTGGCAGTCACCTGGCCGTAGTCGGTCTTGAGCTCGTAGCTCGGGTCGATCAGCACCAGTCCGCGGCGGCTCGGTGGCGGCAGCAGGCCTTTCAAACCGGCAAAGCCGTTGTTGCGCACCACGTGGATCGCATCGGGTCGGCCGAGCTCTGCCACGTTGTTGTCGAGCAGGCGGCTGTCGGTCGGGTGCAGTTCGAACAGGCGCAACTGGTCTTGCGGGCGCATCAGCGTGGCCGTGATGAAGGGCGAGCCGGGATACTTGCGCAGCGCCTCGCCGCCGTTGAAGCCGGCCAGCAACGCAAGGTAGGCGGCCAGGGCTTCCGGCGCCCTGGCCTCGTCCGGGGCGCCCGGGCCATACTGCTGCCACAGCGGCAGCACGCCTTCGTTGGCTTCACCGCTGGTCTGCGCATCACCGCCATCGAGCCGGTACAGGCCGGTGCCGGCGTGCGTATCGGCCAGCAGCAGGGGCGTTTCCTTGGACGAAGTGAGATAGCGCAGGATGGCAACCAGCGTCATGTGCTTGAGCACATCGGCGTGGTTGCCTGCGTGGAAGGCGTGGCGGTAGCTGAACATGATGCCCGCCATCGTACAGGGCTTTGTGGGCCGGCGGGCACAGTCGAAGGGTGGCAGTCATCAAATACTTGTGGCAATCACCGGATTCTTCGTATAATCATCGGCTTGCCTGCGTCTTTGGCCCGCGGCAAAAGCAGTACCCCCACCTAAGAGGTTCTCACCAGAAGAACACCGACCGTGGAATAGGCCGGACGCCCCCGCCGTGCAATGGTTGCGCGGCACGGCTAGCGAAATAGCCAGCCAAACCACATTTCCAAAGGAAAAAACCCATGAAAACATTCAGCGCAAAACCCGCTGAGGTGCAACATGAGTGGTTTGTGATTGACGCCACCGACAAGGTGCTCGGCCGGGTAGCCAGCGAAGTTGCCCTCCGTCTGCGCGGCAAACACAAAGCCATTTACACCCCCCACGTCGATACCGGCGACTACATCGTCGTGATCAACGCCTCCAAGCTGAAAGTGACCGGTACCAAGTCTCTGGACAAGATGTACTATCGCCACTCCGGCTTCCCCGGCGGCATCTATGCCACCAACTTCCGCGATCTGCAGGCCAAGCATCCCGGCCGCGCGCTCGAGAAGGCCGTCAAGGGCATGCTGCCCAAGGGTCCTCTGGGCTACGCCATGATCAAGAAGCTGAAGGTGTACGGCGGTGCTGAGCATCCGCACACTGCCCAACAACCCAAAGTGCTGGAAGTCTAAAGGAGCATCACAATGATTGGTGATTGGAACAATGGCACCGGCCGTCGCAAATCCAGCGTCGCCCGCGTGTTTCTGAAAAAAGGCTCCGGCAAGATCACGGTCAACGGCAAGGACATCCAAGAGTTCTTCGGCCGCCAGACCTCCATCATGATCGCCAAGCAGCCGCTGGCCCTGACTGAAAACCTGGAATCCTTCGACGTGCAGGTCAACGTGCACGGCGGCGGCGAATCCGGCCAGG
The DNA window shown above is from Brachymonas denitrificans and carries:
- a CDS encoding 23S rRNA (adenine(2030)-N(6))-methyltransferase RlmJ, whose amino-acid sequence is MFSYRHAFHAGNHADVLKHMTLVAILRYLTSSKETPLLLADTHAGTGLYRLDGGDAQTSGEANEGVLPLWQQYGPGAPDEARAPEALAAYLALLAGFNGGEALRKYPGSPFITATLMRPQDQLRLFELHPTDSRLLDNNVAELGRPDAIHVVRNNGFAGLKGLLPPPSRRGLVLIDPSYELKTDYGQVTATVQDALQRFATGCYAVWYPVIPRPEAHELPRKLKALAQQAGKSWLHATLAIGRGDENSARDGLRASGMFVINPPFVLKEQLEQALPVVHKLLKRGTGASWAVEASKA
- the rplM gene encoding 50S ribosomal protein L13, which encodes MKTFSAKPAEVQHEWFVIDATDKVLGRVASEVALRLRGKHKAIYTPHVDTGDYIVVINASKLKVTGTKSLDKMYYRHSGFPGGIYATNFRDLQAKHPGRALEKAVKGMLPKGPLGYAMIKKLKVYGGAEHPHTAQQPKVLEV
- the rpsI gene encoding 30S ribosomal protein S9 gives rise to the protein MIGDWNNGTGRRKSSVARVFLKKGSGKITVNGKDIQEFFGRQTSIMIAKQPLALTENLESFDVQVNVHGGGESGQAGAIRHGITRALIDYDAALKPELSKAGFVTRDAREVERKKIGLRGARRAKQFSKR